In Neoarius graeffei isolate fNeoGra1 chromosome 19, fNeoGra1.pri, whole genome shotgun sequence, the sequence TTTTTTCATATGCATTTAATCTGCATTCTGTTTATCGAAGAAACGTCTCAGTTGTcaagtacagtatgtgttcatttcCAGGAATGTTCTGAAATAAGTCTATTCTGTGAAACGTGAATGAGCAAATCTTGGCAAAACTGATGATCAAATACTAGACAGACATTCAGTTCATCCAATCTGCTGAGTCAAACAGGATGTACCGGTAAGTGCTTCTTCTTTTCACTGTGTGTCAGTACTGGCAAGTCACTATATAGAACAATCATCGGGTGTGTCGGACACATCTGAACAAGAGACATCACACAGATTAACACAGGTAAGAAGATATTGGGTTTGTTCATCTAACTTTGAACTATATACAATATTATTTAAGCTACTTCTTTTTTATCATCACAAATATATTTTAGTTCTGGAGTTTTACTTGTTAAAGTTCTCAAGGTTGGTAATAAGTATACAGACAGAAGCCCTGAAGCATTTACTCCAGTATTTGGAATTCACAAATTCATTGGACTCaagatatcttaaaaaaaaagtgtcttaacCTTCATGtgtgatcagcttattaaaaccTATTCACTCATAATCTGAATTTGTCCAGACCAGGAGCAGTGAAATCAATGGAATTTAAAGGAGAATTGGACACGCTTGTACCTAATTGGTCTTACTTTAGCATCACGATTGGTGCTTTGGTGCATTTCTGATATGATTTTCTGTCATTTCTCAGCCTTTCATACAAAAATCATTCCAATACTTCATCTGTTATAATCCTTACATTCAAAGAACCTCCGCAACCAAtgtcaagggaaaaaaaaacgagTAGCAATTGTATCACTTGCATGACAGCAAATTCGGTTGTTCATACAAATGAAGTTAACCCCATCGTTCACCTTTTACTTTACTTGAGGCATATCTGCTCCAATTGAGGTGTTTAACGTACTATTGTTTAACCTTCTGCTAAAAATGTAAAACCTTAAAAAAAAGTAATTCGACTGTCTTGCTGTTTTGTTAAAGGAGTTGGAAATTTTGCATTTATATTAACCTTCTCCCCACATTTGATAATTTCTCCCTCAAAGGGCTTTCTTCGTTTTATCATTTGAGAAACCCTTTACTATGATGATAAACTTTAACCACTGAACTTTACTAGCTTAAATAATTAATGCCTATGACTGGAGTTTaatagtcactttttttttttttgctgtacacCTTCACATTAATTAAATATTTTATGTGTTTATGTGATACTCCATCTAAAAAGCTTTATTACCAGACACACATAATGATACATTCTTAAAGGTTCTTTGGTTGTTTCTCTGGCAGATCCCTTGAACAGAACATTTCTTCTGCCCTTTCAGAAAGCTTTCAAAGTTGAACCTTTTTAGGAAGAACCCTTAACTATACAACTAACCATTTGAAACACtctttttctgagagtgtattaagaaaccACAGGTTCCAGATTTACCTTTCGACTAGTACCCTTTTCTGAGTCAAACTATTTTTTGGAAGTTAGGACCCTTAacatgtggcatggtggtgtagtggttagcagtgtcacctcacagcaagaaggttatgggttcaagcccagtagccaacgggggcctttctgtgtggagttggcatgttctccccgtgtctgtgtgggtttcctccaggcgttccggtttcgcccacagtccagAGCCATGCATGTTcagctaattgttggctctaaattgaccatgagtgtgaatggttgtttgtctctatgtatcagctctgtgatgatctggcgacttgtccagggtgtaccctgcctctcgccgataatcagctgggataggctccagcttgcccacaaccctgcacaggataagtggttatggatggaaggatggatggatggactcttAATGATCTAAAGAACCATTTGAAATATATTTCCCTTCCCCTATATCTTCTTACTTGTATCCCTTTAAGAAATGTTTCTTAGCTGAatcattttttttggaaactaagAACCTTTGAAGAATCCTTGAAGAGTATAACAGCCTTAGGGTCTCCTGACCAATACTGGATGTAGAACTGACTACACTGCGAGGTCTATTTAGTATTTCTTTGATGTTTAGTCTTAAAGGTAGAATTCTTTCTACTGCACAACCTATCAAATCTATATTATATTTCAACACAGTTCAGATCAATTTTAAATGCTTGACATATTCTAGGTATTAAGAAGAAAATAATTACAAAGAAATTGGATTTAGGAGAAGACAGTGGCACAGCAAGTAGTGTCACCAACTCATGGATCTTGAGTCCCCACTTTGATGGATTTGCTATTTTGATGGAATTGCCCATGTGTGTGAATTTGTgtagagtggcatggtggtgtagtggttagcactgttgcctcacagcaagaaggtcctgggttcgagcccagcagctggcgggggcctttctgtgtggagtttgcacattctcctcATGTctctgtaggtttcctccgggtgctccagtttccctccagTCCAAAGATTGGCCTGaagttggactgaagtgcccttgagcaaggcacctaaccctccacTGCTCCCCcggatgctgtagcatagcttcctactgctctaggtatgtgtatgctcactgcttcagatgggttaaatgcagaggttaagtttcactgtgtgtttaagtctgtacttgagtgtatgtgtgacaaatattggcttggcttcttcttgatgccatgtgatggactggcattccCACCTTGCactcagtgttcctgggataggctctggatacACCAGATGAAGGTGTGCCAGgataataaagatgaaaaatatcaAATGAATAATTTGGAGTGTGTACCACACACTTCACCAGATAGTTATGATGGAAGGGTTCTTGGCTTCATTCTGGAAAGCACTGGCAACATGGAATCATTTCCAGAAGTAACCCTCTTTTGGAATTCTGAGCTGCTTTGAAATGAAGAACAATTCTTTTCAGGACATACATGTTTTTAACATGAgagttttttccaattaattgtcATTCAGTATTTGAGAAGTTTTCAGGAaacaaaattttcagtttaatggATATCAAATTACTGTGTTAGTAACTCTGGAAATAGAACTAGCTTCAAGTAGAATTGCTCTTCAGGCAAAATTGTGTATCTTTTGCCTCAGTTCTCGACAATGTAACCTACCATTTGTGGACTAAAATGGTGACTTGAAGAGAATTATACTTTCTATTAAAATGAAAATGTTTCTCTTTCTACAGGTTGCCTTAAAAGACAACCATGCTGTGGACAGAAGGGTTGAGCAATTTGGTCCTGGTGGTGGATGGCATCATACTGATTGCAGGTTTTCCTGCCAACCTGCTGGCTCTCTACACCTTTGTTCAAAAGGTGAAGCAGCAAGCTATGCCTATCGATGTGCTCTTGCTCAGCCTCACCATCTCAGACCTGATCTTCCTTTTCTTCCTTACATTCCGCATGAAAGAGGCAGCCGACATGAAATGGATCATGAGCTACTTTCTCTGTCCACTTTCAGGATTCTTCTTCTACACAACTATTTACAACAGCACCTTACATTTAACAGCAATCAGTGTGGAGCGCTATCTGGGAGTGGCCTTTCCAATCAAGTACAAACTCAAGCGACATCCTCGAAATGCTGTGATCGCCAGTGTCATATTCTGGGTGGTTTCCATGGCCCATTGCAGTATTGTCTATATCATGCAATACTATAGGCACAAGAATGAAAATGTCACTAATCCGGTCGACAAGGACATTTGCTATGACATGTTTAGCAAGGAACAATTGACGATCCTTTTGCCTGTCCGTCTGGAATTGTTCATCGTGCTGTTCTGCATCCCTCTTATCATCTGCTGCTTCTGCTACATCAGATTTATCCACATTCTCTCCCGCTTACCGAACATCAAACCTAAGAAGCGCTCCAGGGCCATTGGGCTTGCCCTAGCCACCCTCCTGGTCTTTATCATCTGCTTCCTACCTTACAACGTGTCCCATCTTGTAGGTTATATTATATCATCCAGTCCCGACTGGAGAGTGTATGCACTAATCCCCAGTACCTTGAATGCCTGTTTGGACCCCTTTGTTTATTATTTCTCCTCTTCAGCACTTCGGGGGACTTTAAAACGACTGATATACAGAGGCAACAATCGCCAGCACACCTCCTGTTGCCGGCGATTGCTCAACTGTCCCCAACTAAACTGTATTGCACATGAAGAAAGCACACAGGGTTCCAATGACATATCTTATTAGAAGcacaacataattttttttttaccagcatGTTACATGTTACAAGTCAACCAGTAATTCAAAACAAGTAGTGTACTGATCCTGATAAACAGCAGCAAAGAATACCCAACCACACTCTAGTTAACATCCATGCACAAGCTAGAAATGACATTTccaacttcaatatttcttaaGGCTCCACAATTAACAACAAAAATGAAAGCAATGAGTGCAGAAAATGTGCAAAATAATAAATCTGTGTATCCGATTGCAGTATTTAAGGATGTACCAATCTTTACAACATGGTGGCTTAGCTGAAATCTTTGCTTTTGCAAGTAAGATCACGCAGCATAGAAGCTCATGTCTGTCAACGGAATGGTCCTTAATGATCAACGAGTGGCCTTCCTGGCTAGGGAATGCAATCCTACAACATGCTTCAGTAGTGTCTGGGAGATATTCCCAAGCTGATAATGACCAAGgacttcttcttcctccttgtccagcactgttgccaggtcggggtccatgtggaccctgttgatccacatgtcatgttAACTGGAGCATAACTTTACACCGGATACCCTTCCGGTCACAactctcccatttctgggcttgggaaacaaccattcacacctacaggcaatttagagtagccagttagtctaactgcatgtctttggactgtgggagaaaaccagagcacctggaggaaacccatatagacacggggagaacatgcaaactccatacagaaaggcccccgtcagccactgggcttgaacccagaaccttcttgctgtcaggcggcACTGCtaaacaccaccatgccaccataaCGACCCAGGACTTGAACCACCATATTCGACTCTGACCTCAGTAGTGTCTGAAGATATTAATCCACACTTTTTAGCCACTTGTGTTTTGGCCAACTTTCCTGTTGCCCATGTCAATCTAATGGATATCAATCCAAAGCACTTTGGTCTTTACTCCAATCACAAAAAGGCTGCACTGTAAGTACCCTAACAGCATGACAGTAAATGTGAAATGTGCCACTTGTTTGTATAACATTCTCCTTTTTGGATAGCACTGTGGGAACCCAATACATCTGAATTTTGGCTTGTGTTTAGAACAGAATAGCATTTTTTGGACAAAAATTGCAGAACATGGTGAATAATGAATGTCCAAACGTGAATGTTGTTTGACCATTACTGTAAAATATTTGGCTATGTTGAAAAAatttatactgattttttttcttattcgTAAGCTATTATGAATATACAGGGTGATTCAAAATATGTTAACACTTTACTGACAACATTTTTCTTTACAGTTTTCTTTTTTGGTTACTGTTGTTGGTTTCCAAAGCAATGAAGCTACATTTTACAGTCCAAAATTAGTACTGTACACTCTTGTGTCATGATGTTACCACATTATTACAGTGCTAGTATCATATACTGTGTTAACATTTCTTTAAACTCATGCTGAACATACAAATAGATAAAACTCATGAATCCCAATGCTTGAAAAAATGTAAAATGGTACTGTTATACGTATAatcaacagttattccatgaaatcgagttggacatgaactgatagccgacgaggcatgtaacaccgagtcggctataagccatgtatgatgaaattgagtgaaataactgttttattctatccacattcactggattttaagaaacagagcatttttattgttattttttgcaaattcgatcaataaaaactttgcaCAAAaactctgacaaaatcatttccgcttagaatgtaaacaaaccagcgaaatgacaggagcaatttgtgaaaaatgcgataataataattcttgaaaaatacaaaagatacgttcttaccatcaaatactttcattccatattttgttgcttttttgtatttttggggattttattttcgagtagagtttttatttcgtcctcagttggttcagcaaaacgctccgccattttgcttttcttctttagggttttttttggtggttgacaaaccaacttaaaggtgcattactgccaccaactgggctggagtgtggaacaggatatATTGGGGGGGAGAGGTATATTCTttatagctatttctgtttcttttaaatacttgataaagtgatatatctgacttgatgcgctctgctggttttttctctactcacagtatatgagctgatagcctagtagtagagtagccaatcaatcagagtgcacaattgctcatatccagtgaatgtgtatagaataataTAACAGAATAAATTAGAGCTGAATTCAATAATGGtgccatatttgatgttaaatatctGTGTAAGAAGTCTGGTAATATGAATTTAAATATGAGAAGGGATATGCACTGACTGTTGGTCACCTTCAATTGGTATTAGAACAGAACTTCTGCCTTCCATCcactatttattgtatttttctgttttttttaaactttgtatacAATGTAATGGCAAAGTAGATTTCAGTGAACTTTTCAGAAATTAGTTCATTTCATACCAAACCCTTGATCCTGACCAGGTTCCtggtaattatgtatttatatactaTGACCAAGTAATTATGTATATTTCTCCGCATGTTATACTTTGCATTATGTAAAATAATGAAAATGTTATCCAAGCATATGTGATGAAACATTGTAATCAAAGTGTCCTGCTGAGAATTAGGCTTCTTTTAATTGCTATTTAAtagtgtgggattttttttcaattGGTTAACGGCAAAGTCGACGACTAGAAGGTTTAGAGAtcaaatcccagcactgccaGAGAGCGCCAGAGGCCCTTGAATGTGAAGCTTCAAAGAGAATGTGCTTAAGTAAGGATTTGTGCCAGTGTAAATAAGGAATGGATTTTAAAATGTATTCTGTTTGAAACTCCTGCTGTAAAGTATAAAGCTGATCTATTTATTATGCTTGAAGACGTTAATAATGACTCATGAACATTTGGAAGCACTGTGCAATgtgaagtaataataataataataataataataataataataataatatgtgtaTCATTACCATcttaccattaaacaagcttagaaAATCAATGTCTTGTTATtatctccgccaactttgttggagaaggttatgtttgtgtctgattgtttgtttgttcccaatgtaactcaaaaaactagtgaatggatttcgatgaaatttggaggaaaagcTAACCATGAATcaaggaataattgattagattttgatgcaaatctggatatgtatgtggatccaggattttttttttttgtctattcccaatgtaactcaaaaagcaatgaatggatttggatgaaatttggtggacagctttagtattatcctaggttcaagtgatttgattttgatgttgataatatgtggcttgacgAAGGTATCCACTCTACCATGTCTCCTTCTAGTTTAAATTtattttgttcttctgtagtcctGAAAGCTTCAAATGTTTCTCTGTCAGAGCGTTGCCAGTAAAATATTTTTTAGAAAGTAATGACACCATACTATACAACTATACAACAAACCATTTGAAGACTATTTAAATATTATCATATTAAATGGTATTtaatgcttttattttattttgtctatACTCGATGTAGAACCTTATAAGTGTTTTCTCATCACAAATTGCTCTAAATTAAACCTTTTTAGAAAGCTGTGTACATTTGGATGTGAAGCAGAGAGTTTTTATTGCTTGTAAGCACAGATGGCATTGCacaataaaatattttttccaCATTGCCAGAGAATGCTAATTA encodes:
- the LOC132867429 gene encoding free fatty acid receptor 3-like, which codes for MLWTEGLSNLVLVVDGIILIAGFPANLLALYTFVQKVKQQAMPIDVLLLSLTISDLIFLFFLTFRMKEAADMKWIMSYFLCPLSGFFFYTTIYNSTLHLTAISVERYLGVAFPIKYKLKRHPRNAVIASVIFWVVSMAHCSIVYIMQYYRHKNENVTNPVDKDICYDMFSKEQLTILLPVRLELFIVLFCIPLIICCFCYIRFIHILSRLPNIKPKKRSRAIGLALATLLVFIICFLPYNVSHLVGYIISSSPDWRVYALIPSTLNACLDPFVYYFSSSALRGTLKRLIYRGNNRQHTSCCRRLLNCPQLNCIAHEESTQGSNDISY